The following coding sequences lie in one Brevibacterium marinum genomic window:
- a CDS encoding bifunctional 2-methylcitrate synthase/citrate synthase, whose product MTEEIKKGLAGVVVDTTAVSKVVQETNSLTYRGYPVQELAAKCSSEEVSYLIWNGELPTAAQLEEFTARERAQRTIDDKLVQLILDLPTDCHPMHVVQTAVAYLGAVDPDADVEGEEANIAKAERLYAQLPTIVAIDHRRRNGLDPIAPTKDLGYAANFFKMVFDEVPAEEVVRCFDISMILYAEHSFNASTFTSRVITSTTSDLYSAVAGGIGALKGPLHGGANEAVMAMLEEVGTADKVSAWIDDALANKAKIMGFGHRVYKNGDSRVPTMRKAFEDMVAAKGATDLLDLYNAFEEDFVARKGIYPNLDYPSGPAYHLMGFDTDQFTPIFVMARITGWTAHIMEQQADNALIRPLSAYDGHDQREVPDDRG is encoded by the coding sequence CGTCGACACCACGGCCGTTTCGAAGGTAGTCCAGGAAACGAACTCGCTCACCTACCGCGGTTACCCCGTGCAGGAGCTTGCTGCCAAGTGCAGCTCCGAGGAAGTCTCCTACCTGATCTGGAACGGCGAACTGCCGACCGCGGCTCAGCTCGAGGAGTTCACGGCCCGCGAGCGCGCTCAGCGCACTATCGACGACAAGCTCGTCCAGCTCATCCTCGACCTGCCCACGGATTGCCACCCGATGCATGTCGTGCAGACCGCGGTGGCCTACCTCGGCGCCGTCGATCCCGATGCGGACGTCGAAGGCGAGGAAGCCAACATCGCGAAGGCCGAGCGTCTCTACGCCCAGCTGCCGACGATCGTGGCCATCGACCACCGCCGCCGCAACGGCCTCGACCCGATCGCACCGACGAAGGACCTCGGCTACGCCGCGAACTTCTTCAAGATGGTCTTCGACGAGGTTCCCGCCGAGGAGGTCGTGCGCTGCTTCGACATCTCGATGATCCTCTACGCGGAGCACTCGTTCAACGCCTCGACGTTCACCTCCCGCGTGATCACCTCGACGACCTCCGACCTCTACTCGGCAGTCGCCGGTGGCATCGGCGCCCTCAAGGGCCCTCTGCACGGCGGGGCCAATGAAGCGGTCATGGCGATGCTCGAAGAGGTCGGGACCGCCGACAAGGTTTCGGCCTGGATCGACGATGCCCTGGCCAACAAGGCCAAGATCATGGGCTTCGGACACCGTGTCTACAAGAACGGCGACTCGCGTGTGCCGACCATGCGCAAGGCCTTCGAAGACATGGTCGCGGCCAAGGGTGCGACCGATCTCCTCGACCTCTACAACGCCTTCGAGGAAGACTTCGTCGCCCGCAAGGGGATCTACCCGAACCTCGACTACCCCTCGGGTCCGGCGTACCACCTCATGGGCTTCGACACCGACCAGTTCACGCCGATCTTCGTCATGGCCCGCATCACCGGCTGGACCGCTCACATCATGGAGCAGCAGGCCGACAACGCACTGATCCGTCCGCTCAGCGCCTATGACGGCCACGACCAGCGCGAAGTCCCCGACGACCGGGGTTGA
- a CDS encoding enoyl-CoA hydratase/isomerase family protein, whose product MTVDGAYRPVDLEGFDFTVTGGVGTLVIDRPEKRNAISRPMWRSLPEIIAGVDADDSIGALVITGAAGHFSAGSDIADLNVPLGDFWELNSTAEAAVADARTTTIAAITGNCVGGGTEIAAACDIRIGAPGSIFGVTAAKLGLVYPPGPTRRLSTVLGDAWARYLLVTASIVKFDQMRELGFFHEVTETPLAAAQALGERVVGLSRLSQIGSKAVLAGELGENRGGGDGAVLTPPQWLDEAYQDEIARGQEAFFAKRPPEFGFTGTDWAGE is encoded by the coding sequence ATGACCGTTGACGGAGCCTACCGTCCGGTCGATCTCGAGGGTTTCGACTTCACCGTCACCGGTGGAGTCGGAACCCTCGTCATTGATCGGCCCGAGAAGCGCAACGCCATATCCCGTCCGATGTGGCGGTCGCTGCCGGAGATCATCGCCGGAGTCGACGCCGATGACTCGATCGGCGCACTCGTGATCACCGGTGCGGCCGGACACTTCTCCGCCGGCTCCGATATCGCAGACCTGAACGTGCCCCTTGGCGACTTCTGGGAGCTCAACTCCACCGCCGAGGCGGCCGTGGCCGATGCGCGCACCACCACCATCGCGGCCATCACCGGCAACTGTGTCGGTGGCGGCACCGAGATCGCCGCCGCCTGCGACATCCGCATCGGTGCCCCCGGTTCGATCTTCGGGGTCACGGCCGCAAAGCTCGGCCTCGTCTATCCCCCGGGGCCGACCCGCAGGCTGTCGACCGTCCTCGGCGACGCGTGGGCCAGATATCTGCTGGTCACAGCTTCGATCGTGAAGTTCGACCAGATGCGTGAGCTCGGCTTCTTCCACGAGGTGACCGAGACGCCTCTGGCCGCGGCACAGGCGCTGGGGGAGAGGGTCGTCGGACTCTCGCGGCTGTCCCAGATCGGGTCGAAGGCGGTCCTCGCCGGAGAGCTGGGGGAGAACCGCGGCGGTGGCGACGGTGCCGTCCTCACCCCGCCGCAGTGGCTCGACGAGGCCTACCAGGACGAAATCGCGCGCGGTCAGGAGGCGTTCTTCGCCAAACGTCCGCCCGAGTTCGGCTTCACAGGAACGGACTGGGCAGGCGAGTGA